AATTGTCAAATCCGACTGTATTAGCAGTTTCTTGTTCAAAAGTGTACATTCCACCAGAACCAGCAAGGGTAACAGTTACTGTCAAGAGAACCACATAACCAAATCCTCGCCGAGTAAAATTGGAACTAAGCGATCGCATACTCCGATTAGTTCGTGTCAGTACACGGAGCAATCGCACGCCTCGAAGGGCTCGTGTGGTTTGTAGGATTCGCACCAGTCGCACAATTCGCAGCGTTCTGAGGGCGGGTAGAAGTAATGAAATGACGGTAAGCCAATGGCTTCTAAGATACAAAGTTTTGTGGGGTGCAAGCAGCAGTTTAAGAATAAATTCTAAAATAAACAAAACCCAAATCGTGATGCTTAGAAGATCTAAAAGTGGCGTTAATCTCCAAGTTAGTTCGATGACAAATAAAGCTAACCAGACAAAGCTTAGCACCAGCATTGGCAATTCAAGCCAATCCTCAAGCTGTTGTAAAATCTCGTATTGTTCGTATTCTAGAGCTTGTTTTTCAGGTGAATTAATACGCATACTTAGGGATTGATAACAGGTGATTCCATAAGCGTGTACAGGAGAGCCGATGAAGAGAAAATTAGAAGCATGATAACTCGGTAAGCCACCTTAGCTTTGAGTGTCATGAGCGATCCAAACGGTTTTAATATTAACAAATTCTCTCATTCCTTCTTTTCCCAGTTCCCTACCGTAACCCGATCGCTTGATTCCCCCGAAAGGTAAGCGAGGATCCGATTTCACCAGACCATTAATAAACACACAACCCGCTTCGATTTCCTGGATTAAACGTTCTTGTTCCTGGGGATTGTTAGTCCAAGCACTCGCTCCTAAACCGAAGACGGTATCATTAGCTAGGGCGATCGCTTCAGAAAGGTCATTGACTCGAAATAACAGAGCTACCGGACCGAAGAACTCCTCTTGGGCGCCAGGGGAATCGGGGGGAATCTCAGTAATAATCGTGGGAGGATAGAAGTAACCTGGGCGATCGCTCATCGGTTTTCCTCCTATCAGTACTTTCCCTCCCATAGCCACTGTTTTCTGTACCTGTAGGTCCAAATCATCTCTAATACCAGGTGTAGCCAATGGTCCTACTTCGGTCTCTTCCAGTTGAGGATCTCCCACCTTCAAAGCTTGGAATTTAGCCAGGAGTTTAGCTTCAAAAGCATCTGCCATACTTGCTTGAATAATAAAGCGTTTAGCCGCGACACAGGATTGACCACTGTTGAGCATCCTCGCTGTCACCGCGGTGGCTACAGCAGCCTCTAAATTGGCGCTTTCCAGCACAATAAAGGGATCCGATCCTCCCAATTCTAGAACGGTTTTTTTAATCTGTTTACCAGCGGCCGACGCCAGACTCATTCCCGCCGGTTCGCTTCCGGTGAGGGTAGCTGCTTTAACACGAGGATCATTGATAATTGCTTCTACTTGATTCCCACCAATCAGAAGACTTTGAAATACTCCTGGAGGAAAACCTGCGTCTCGGATAACTCTTTCTATTTCTAGGGAACATTGGGGCACGTTAGAAGCGTGTTTAAGTAAGCCCACGTTCCCCCCCATTAATATGGGCGCAGCGAAGCGAAATACTTGCCAAAAGGGGAAATTCCACGGCATTACCGCGAGGATAATCCCCATGGGTTCATAGCGCAGGTAACTGAGTTTAGCATCCGTTTCTATGGGTTCATCTGCGAGAAATCCTGGTCCATTTTCGGCGTAGTAACGGCAGACTAGGGCACACTTTTGTACTTCAGCGATCGCACTTTTAATCGGTTTACCCATTTCCAGAGTCATCAAACGCGCCAATTGGGGTGCTTCTGCTTCTAAGATAGACGCGGCTTGATTAAGCCATTCACTTCTCTGGTGGAGGGGAGTGAGGCGATATTGCGCAAAACTAGAAGCGGCTAAACTTAGCTTGGCTTCTATCTCTCTAGGAGAGTGTGGGGTAA
The window above is part of the Gloeocapsa sp. PCC 73106 genome. Proteins encoded here:
- a CDS encoding NAD-dependent succinate-semialdehyde dehydrogenase; translated protein: MAIATVNPATGETVKTFTPHSPREIEAKLSLAASSFAQYRLTPLHQRSEWLNQAASILEAEAPQLARLMTLEMGKPIKSAIAEVQKCALVCRYYAENGPGFLADEPIETDAKLSYLRYEPMGIILAVMPWNFPFWQVFRFAAPILMGGNVGLLKHASNVPQCSLEIERVIRDAGFPPGVFQSLLIGGNQVEAIINDPRVKAATLTGSEPAGMSLASAAGKQIKKTVLELGGSDPFIVLESANLEAAVATAVTARMLNSGQSCVAAKRFIIQASMADAFEAKLLAKFQALKVGDPQLEETEVGPLATPGIRDDLDLQVQKTVAMGGKVLIGGKPMSDRPGYFYPPTIITEIPPDSPGAQEEFFGPVALLFRVNDLSEAIALANDTVFGLGASAWTNNPQEQERLIQEIEAGCVFINGLVKSDPRLPFGGIKRSGYGRELGKEGMREFVNIKTVWIAHDTQS
- a CDS encoding potassium channel family protein, whose translation is MRINSPEKQALEYEQYEILQQLEDWLELPMLVLSFVWLALFVIELTWRLTPLLDLLSITIWVLFILEFILKLLLAPHKTLYLRSHWLTVISLLLPALRTLRIVRLVRILQTTRALRGVRLLRVLTRTNRSMRSLSSNFTRRGFGYVVLLTVTVTLAGSGGMYTFEQETANTVGFDNYGAALWWTAMLMTTIGSDYFPQTAEGRILCFLLALYASAVFGYLTATLATFFIGQDADDDDAEIAGAKSLNELRDEIIALRTEIQNLRRDNL